From a single Gadus morhua chromosome 3, gadMor3.0, whole genome shotgun sequence genomic region:
- the LOC115540791 gene encoding type-2 ice-structuring protein-like, translated as MWTCSSDLLLLPPPHPELPEHHPLGHEGLLALVLLGGVLAVGAAPGARNSSALTSPAGTRAERINFCLDGWDNFRGDCFYLENNPASWGTAERLCAEREGSLASAHSALEYHYLQRLAQKGGHTFAWLGDTTSWVSGGGRAEVPSTMSIRSPTSPPAKTSVSSSTRKGTRDGPTTAATTSSPTSVR; from the exons ATGTGG ACCTGCTCCTCAGACctgctcctcctacctcctcctcatccagagCTTCCTGAACATCATCCTCTTGGTCATGAGGGTCTTCTCGCCCTAGTTCTCCTCGGGGGGGTGCTGGCCGTCGGAGCGGCTCCAG GAGCACGCAACAGTTCAGCTCTGACCAGTCCAGCTGGGACTCGTGCAG AGCGGATCAACTTCTGCCTGGACGGCTGGGACAATTTCCGTGGTGACTGTTTCTACCTGGAGAACAATCCTGCAAGCTGGGGCACAGCAGAG AGACTATGTGCAGAGCGGGAGGGCAGCCTGGCATCGGCCCACAGCGCCTTGGAGTACCACTACCTGCAGCGCCTGGCCCAGAAAGGAGGCCACACCTTCGCCTGGCTGGGGGATACCACTTCCTG ggtgagTGGCGGTGGGAGGGCGGAAGTCCCTTCGACTATGTCAATACGGAGTCCGACGTCTCCCCCAGCGAAAACCAGTGTCTCCTCATCAACACGGAAG GGAACAAGGGATGGTCCAACCACCGCTGCAACAACTTCTTCCCCTACATCTGTGAGATGA